A part of Legionella sainthelensi genomic DNA contains:
- the iolC gene encoding 5-dehydro-2-deoxygluconokinase, which translates to MIYPPFYFDAKRPIDLICMGRVAVDLYSEQIGTSLRDAERFKKYLGGCAGNIAVGGSRLGLKCMMFSCIGKDEMGYFLKKELESEGVNTDLLQETEHHLTGLVLLGINPPKEFPLMFYRTDCADMQIKAHHINSEVLQKAKAILVTGTGLSTAAMLQTTEEVIQLAKHAETAVIFDLDYRPVLWGLMQVGDGETRYAQSQSVSTTYQRILSFCDLIVGTEEEICIAGGCDDVEKALEKIRALTQAPVVVKLGEKGCDVYFVKYNQPLKTKPFPVEVLNVLGAGDGFMAGLLSALLYGKPWEIATTYANASGALVVTRHGCAPAIPYKEELNYFIQHFDEQPQIWKSTYLMQMHQIREMRNAHCLIKNSQGFNQGCNPIVTMNPVVKDSMSFSALKLIAGEKYSFNDHYEFAALLMTGKVVFHYGEQSQQVYRYDYFLQEPIVLHCASGQIASVEALTDCEILLIETENNASFAPILFDKSNLLELDNRGKDILNDSSYRIVRTVFDKRNRPESNLVVGEIITFQGRWSSYPSHYHDQPEIYHYRFSEPQGYAFGENGKEVLRIEHYDTYQIAPGQTHAHCTAPGYALYTLWFIRHLTDNPYNTPTFLKEHEWTRTSKANNRVWKTKD; encoded by the coding sequence ATGATTTACCCACCATTTTATTTTGATGCAAAACGACCAATAGATTTGATTTGTATGGGTCGTGTGGCAGTCGATCTTTATTCAGAACAAATTGGAACTTCATTAAGGGATGCAGAAAGGTTTAAAAAATATTTGGGCGGTTGTGCTGGAAATATTGCTGTGGGTGGATCTCGTCTTGGCCTTAAGTGCATGATGTTTTCTTGTATTGGAAAAGATGAGATGGGATATTTTCTGAAAAAGGAATTAGAATCGGAAGGGGTAAATACGGATTTACTACAAGAAACTGAACATCATTTAACCGGACTTGTACTATTAGGTATAAACCCCCCTAAAGAATTTCCCTTAATGTTTTATCGTACTGATTGTGCGGATATGCAAATTAAGGCGCATCATATAAACAGTGAAGTACTCCAGAAGGCAAAAGCCATTTTAGTGACAGGGACAGGCTTATCCACAGCTGCTATGTTACAGACAACAGAAGAAGTGATCCAACTTGCAAAACATGCCGAAACAGCTGTAATTTTTGATCTGGATTATCGTCCTGTTCTGTGGGGATTAATGCAGGTAGGTGATGGAGAAACGAGATATGCTCAGAGCCAGAGTGTAAGTACTACTTATCAACGTATTTTATCGTTTTGTGATTTAATTGTAGGTACTGAAGAGGAAATTTGTATCGCGGGTGGCTGTGATGACGTCGAAAAGGCATTAGAGAAAATAAGAGCATTAACTCAGGCACCTGTAGTTGTAAAGCTAGGTGAAAAGGGTTGTGACGTTTATTTTGTAAAGTATAATCAACCTTTAAAGACGAAACCATTCCCGGTGGAAGTGCTTAATGTACTTGGTGCAGGAGATGGTTTTATGGCCGGTCTTTTATCCGCTCTTTTGTATGGGAAGCCGTGGGAGATTGCTACTACTTATGCGAATGCAAGCGGTGCATTAGTAGTAACACGTCATGGCTGTGCTCCAGCTATTCCTTATAAAGAGGAGCTGAACTATTTCATTCAACATTTTGATGAACAGCCGCAGATTTGGAAGAGTACTTATTTGATGCAAATGCATCAAATAAGAGAGATGCGAAATGCACATTGTCTTATTAAGAATTCACAAGGTTTTAATCAAGGATGTAATCCTATTGTGACTATGAATCCTGTAGTAAAGGACAGCATGAGTTTTAGTGCTTTAAAATTGATTGCTGGGGAAAAATATTCATTTAATGACCATTATGAATTCGCTGCTTTACTAATGACTGGAAAGGTAGTATTTCATTATGGTGAACAAAGCCAACAAGTGTACCGATATGATTATTTTCTCCAAGAGCCTATAGTTTTGCACTGTGCTTCAGGCCAAATAGCTTCAGTTGAAGCGCTGACTGATTGTGAGATTTTATTGATCGAAACAGAAAATAATGCTTCATTTGCTCCTATATTATTCGACAAATCGAACCTTTTGGAGTTAGATAATCGAGGAAAAGATATTTTAAATGACAGTTCCTATCGTATTGTAAGAACGGTGTTTGATAAACGTAATAGACCAGAGTCTAATTTGGTCGTTGGGGAAATTATTACTTTTCAGGGGCGTTGGTCAAGTTACCCCTCTCATTATCATGATCAACCTGAAATTTATCACTATCGTTTCTCAGAGCCGCAAGGCTACGCATTTGGCGAAAATGGGAAAGAGGTTTTACGTATTGAGCATTATGATACGTATCAAATCGCTCCGGGCCAAACTCATGCTCATTGTACGGCTCCAGGATATGCTCTTTATACACTATGGTTTATCCGTCATTTAACCGACAATCCTTACAATACGCCAACTTTTCTAAAAGAGCATGAATGGACAAGAACAAGTAAAGCAAATAATAGGGTTTGGAAAACTAAGGATTAG
- the iolE gene encoding myo-inosose-2 dehydratase produces the protein MHIKLGIAPINWCNDDDPELGKEISFEQCIREMSEAGYSGTELGNKYPRDVSVLKKALNNYGLQLSSSWFSTFFTESAQYENTLARFMEHLSFMKAMGASFINICECGHAIQGTRSPILGSDKPKFNEKQWERLIQGLHAIGRIAYDFNMHLVYHYHAGTGVFYEHEIDFLMENTSPQLISLLMDTGHAVFAGMNPVDLINKYCKRILYVHLKDIRINVLNKVEREQLSFMDAVRNGVFTVPGDGAIEFASIFKALQKHQYTGWMIVEAEQDPAKAPPLEYAKKAYDFLQQYII, from the coding sequence ATGCACATCAAATTGGGAATAGCACCAATTAATTGGTGTAATGATGATGATCCAGAGTTGGGTAAAGAGATTAGTTTCGAGCAATGTATTCGTGAGATGTCAGAGGCAGGCTATAGTGGTACAGAACTAGGTAATAAATATCCTCGGGATGTGTCTGTTTTAAAAAAGGCACTCAATAATTATGGGTTACAATTATCCAGTTCCTGGTTTAGTACTTTTTTTACAGAGTCAGCACAGTATGAAAATACTTTAGCACGGTTTATGGAACACTTAAGCTTTATGAAAGCTATGGGAGCATCCTTCATAAATATATGTGAATGTGGACACGCAATTCAAGGAACAAGATCACCTATTTTAGGTTCTGACAAACCTAAGTTTAACGAAAAGCAGTGGGAAAGGTTGATTCAGGGACTTCATGCTATTGGGCGTATTGCCTATGATTTTAATATGCATCTTGTTTATCATTATCATGCAGGAACAGGAGTTTTTTATGAGCATGAAATTGATTTTTTAATGGAGAACACTAGCCCCCAATTAATTTCTTTATTAATGGATACTGGGCATGCTGTGTTTGCTGGTATGAATCCTGTGGATTTGATAAATAAATACTGCAAGCGGATTTTATATGTTCACTTGAAAGATATTCGCATAAATGTTCTGAACAAGGTTGAGAGGGAGCAACTGAGTTTTATGGATGCGGTACGCAATGGTGTTTTTACAGTACCAGGCGATGGTGCTATTGAATTCGCATCCATATTTAAAGCCTTACAAAAACATCAATATACTGGATGGATGATCGTTGAGGCGGAACAAGATCCAGCCAAAGCGCCTCCACTTGAGTATGCTAAAAAAGCGTATGACTTTTTGCAGCAGTACATTATTTGA
- a CDS encoding flavin monoamine oxidase family protein: MKKSFFQGTKRFIYSIFLLFLFKSSLAEHRYDTIIIGAGVSGLTAAKQLHQAQQDVLILEAKNRIGGRVDTDYNWGFAIELGASWIHGIEHNPLIPLLGKLSIATTSYDNSNLIAMLEDFALYGNSGKPVSNYELHLFSSLAYEFLQYCQTRNTLISFEQNFTEFAKQKKLTSKQSSLLYYALDNIYTYEFADNLPQLSLNSYFVSEESTATGKNAIIPAGYFQIFQQFSQHIPLYLNQVVREIDYDADGVTIITQNDTYYAKRAIITVSLGVLKSNKILFRPRLPKEKRDAIAQLQMGNYEKLYLLFDKVFWDKDKEWIGMLPRNKEEAYNIFNLYKYTQKPILIVFTSGKLARNMEKGPLIHWVMHHLRQIYGSNIPEPIKTKRTHWASDPYTLGSYSYLPKDIDKKMITLLAKPVAGKLYFAGEATSTTDLSTVHGAYLSGMRVTQEVLRDVKKNKNHSKVRN; the protein is encoded by the coding sequence ATGAAGAAGAGTTTTTTTCAAGGTACAAAACGATTTATCTATTCTATTTTTTTATTATTCCTTTTTAAAAGCTCCTTGGCAGAGCATCGCTACGATACCATAATTATTGGTGCTGGAGTATCTGGACTCACTGCAGCAAAACAATTGCATCAGGCACAGCAAGATGTACTTATTCTTGAAGCAAAAAATCGTATCGGCGGCAGAGTAGATACAGACTATAATTGGGGATTCGCCATTGAATTAGGTGCCTCTTGGATTCACGGTATTGAGCACAACCCATTAATCCCTTTACTGGGAAAATTATCTATTGCAACAACAAGCTATGATAATTCTAATCTAATAGCAATGCTTGAGGATTTTGCTTTATATGGCAACAGCGGAAAACCTGTATCGAACTATGAGTTACATCTATTTTCTAGCTTAGCCTACGAGTTCTTACAGTATTGCCAAACGCGTAACACGTTAATCTCCTTTGAGCAAAATTTTACTGAATTCGCAAAACAAAAAAAATTAACCTCAAAACAAAGTTCCTTGTTATATTATGCCTTGGATAATATTTATACTTACGAATTTGCAGATAATTTGCCTCAATTGTCTCTTAACTCCTATTTCGTTTCTGAAGAATCAACTGCGACTGGCAAAAACGCCATTATTCCAGCAGGATATTTTCAGATTTTCCAACAATTTTCACAGCATATTCCTCTATATTTGAATCAAGTTGTTCGAGAAATTGATTATGATGCAGATGGAGTTACCATTATTACCCAAAATGATACCTATTATGCCAAACGAGCCATCATCACTGTCTCCTTAGGAGTACTTAAATCTAATAAAATTCTATTTCGTCCTCGTTTACCTAAAGAAAAACGGGATGCAATTGCTCAATTGCAAATGGGTAATTATGAAAAACTGTATTTATTATTCGATAAAGTCTTTTGGGATAAAGATAAAGAGTGGATTGGTATGTTACCTCGCAATAAAGAAGAAGCATATAACATATTCAATCTTTACAAATACACTCAAAAACCGATTCTTATCGTATTTACTAGTGGCAAGCTGGCACGCAATATGGAAAAGGGTCCCCTCATCCACTGGGTTATGCACCATCTACGACAGATTTATGGAAGTAATATTCCTGAGCCGATCAAAACAAAAAGAACCCATTGGGCTAGTGATCCCTATACTCTGGGCAGTTACTCCTATTTACCGAAAGATATCGATAAAAAGATGATTACCCTATTAGCCAAGCCCGTTGCAGGAAAACTTTATTTTGCAGGAGAAGCAACTTCTACAACGGATCTAAGCACCGTTCATGGGGCGTATTTATCAGGAATGAGGGTGACACAGGAAGTGCTCCGCGATGTCAAAAAAAACAAAAATCATTCTAAAGTTAGGAATTAA
- a CDS encoding SMP-30/gluconolactonase/LRE family protein encodes MDNNIIIMNKFHPRVVLDSQTLLGESPLWSPHEGVLYWLDCLQPAIHSFNPQTGINKSIVLNQIVTSISLYSANSLLITVEEGYAFANLLTGSLTLIGNPYAHQAVIFNDGKCDREGRFWSGTAAKDWQSPIGVLFQLSADLTFKPMDKGFILSNGIGFSPDNKYLYFSDSLAHTIYRYDFDLSSGAITNKKSFIKIADSEGLPDGMTVDAQGFLWVAMWDGWSVNRYDPQGKKMDSIKLPIPRPTSVAFGDRHLITSARMGLSEEQLQHSPLSGNLFAIKTSFKGLPEPCFKVNSKLSY; translated from the coding sequence ATGGATAATAATATAATTATTATGAATAAGTTTCATCCTCGTGTTGTTTTAGATTCCCAGACACTCTTAGGTGAAAGTCCGTTATGGTCACCGCATGAGGGTGTGTTGTATTGGTTGGATTGTTTACAACCCGCGATACATTCTTTTAATCCTCAAACGGGTATTAACAAATCTATTGTCTTAAACCAAATTGTCACGAGCATCTCTTTATATTCTGCAAATAGTTTATTAATTACTGTTGAAGAAGGATATGCTTTTGCAAATCTTTTAACCGGCTCCTTAACGCTTATTGGCAACCCTTATGCACATCAAGCAGTTATTTTTAATGACGGTAAGTGTGATCGTGAGGGGCGTTTTTGGTCGGGTACCGCAGCAAAAGATTGGCAATCTCCCATAGGAGTGCTTTTTCAATTATCCGCTGATTTAACATTTAAACCTATGGACAAGGGCTTTATCTTGTCAAATGGTATAGGCTTTAGCCCTGATAATAAATATTTGTATTTTTCTGATTCATTAGCTCACACCATATATCGTTATGATTTTGATTTATCCTCTGGAGCAATTACAAATAAAAAATCATTTATTAAAATCGCCGACTCTGAAGGATTACCTGACGGTATGACTGTTGATGCTCAAGGTTTTTTATGGGTTGCTATGTGGGATGGGTGGAGTGTTAATCGTTATGATCCCCAAGGGAAGAAAATGGACTCTATTAAGTTACCGATCCCTAGACCAACTAGTGTTGCTTTTGGCGATCGTCATCTTATTACCTCAGCGCGTATGGGACTTAGTGAGGAACAATTACAACACAGCCCTTTATCTGGAAATCTATTTGCAATCAAAACTTCTTTTAAAGGTTTGCCTGAACCCTGCTTCAAAGTGAACTCCAAACTCTCTTACTGA
- a CDS encoding amidohydrolase family protein, with protein sequence MALKIVDSHFHFYDKKIHNYPFLTNYDEKLALLWGKNYQQKLPESYLPADYFKDMGEVEIEGLVMAELVSTDPLKEMQFASNIANKNQHLSAAIANISLRDKNLSLVLKEYRQIPLIRSVRDHLLWDPNNPNRCYTDRQGILLEPIVQESFTILQDYPFNFEFEVYAHEIPTVLHYAQKFPKIKFALHCLGWPLDQTRTGFAKWKNEMQRLSQCQNVYVKITAIECIFGLEWSLTQITPWIKTTIDLFSPTRCMFGSHLPIAKCSKGAKALYEAYQSIVKDFSLQEQQFLFADTAKDFYNIR encoded by the coding sequence ATGGCACTAAAAATCGTAGATTCTCATTTTCATTTTTATGATAAGAAAATACATAATTACCCTTTTTTAACAAATTATGATGAGAAACTTGCCTTATTGTGGGGAAAAAACTATCAGCAGAAACTCCCTGAGTCTTATCTTCCTGCCGATTATTTTAAAGATATGGGGGAAGTAGAAATAGAGGGATTGGTTATGGCTGAGTTGGTTTCGACCGATCCACTCAAAGAAATGCAGTTTGCTAGTAATATTGCTAATAAGAATCAACACCTATCAGCAGCAATTGCAAATATTAGTTTACGAGATAAAAATCTGTCGCTAGTTCTTAAAGAATATCGTCAAATTCCTTTGATACGCTCTGTTCGTGATCATTTGCTTTGGGATCCTAATAATCCTAATCGATGTTACACAGACAGGCAGGGAATTCTTCTCGAACCTATCGTGCAAGAATCGTTTACAATACTTCAAGATTATCCTTTTAATTTTGAATTTGAAGTTTATGCACATGAAATACCCACAGTACTTCATTATGCACAAAAATTTCCTAAGATTAAATTTGCCTTACATTGTCTGGGTTGGCCGTTAGATCAGACTCGAACTGGTTTTGCAAAATGGAAAAACGAGATGCAACGTTTAAGCCAATGCCAGAATGTCTATGTGAAAATCACCGCTATCGAGTGTATTTTTGGTCTTGAATGGTCTTTAACCCAAATTACTCCTTGGATAAAAACAACGATTGATCTTTTTAGCCCGACACGATGTATGTTTGGTAGCCATTTACCCATTGCTAAATGTTCAAAAGGAGCGAAGGCGCTTTATGAGGCATACCAATCGATTGTTAAAGATTTCTCACTACAAGAACAACAATTTCTTTTTGCGGATACGGCAAAGGATTTTTATAATATTCGCTGA
- a CDS encoding NAD-dependent epimerase/dehydratase family protein — protein sequence MKSIIIYGATGMLGQGVLRESLLDTHIERVTVIGRTPIGQTHPKLREIVRADLFDYHNIEEQLSGIDACFFCLGTPSTGKTEAEYTRITKDLTLTAAQLLLRLNPQLSFIYISGEGADSSEKGALMWARVRGQTENELLRMPFKRVYIVRPGIIQPLNGIQSRVRLYRLGYRVLKPMLPMLRYFFPNLISSTQLLGQAMIKIAREGYEKPILRNKDLYLLSLSKQE from the coding sequence ATGAAGTCGATTATAATTTATGGTGCTACAGGTATGCTTGGGCAAGGAGTGCTGAGGGAAAGCCTATTAGATACCCATATTGAGCGAGTTACTGTAATCGGCCGTACACCTATAGGCCAGACTCATCCCAAGCTACGAGAAATTGTACGTGCGGATCTATTCGATTATCATAATATTGAAGAACAACTAAGTGGAATCGACGCGTGTTTCTTTTGTCTTGGTACTCCATCGACTGGAAAAACTGAAGCTGAGTATACTCGAATTACCAAAGATCTGACTTTAACCGCAGCACAACTTTTATTGCGCTTAAACCCCCAACTTTCTTTTATATACATTTCTGGAGAAGGAGCGGATAGTAGTGAGAAAGGGGCTTTAATGTGGGCGCGAGTGCGAGGTCAAACTGAAAATGAATTACTTCGAATGCCATTTAAGAGAGTCTATATTGTTCGCCCAGGGATAATTCAACCTTTGAATGGGATTCAGAGTAGAGTCCGTCTCTATCGATTAGGGTATCGTGTATTAAAGCCCATGCTTCCAATGTTGCGTTATTTTTTTCCCAATCTTATTTCGTCGACTCAATTATTAGGACAAGCAATGATAAAAATTGCTCGTGAGGGGTACGAAAAACCAATTTTAAGAAATAAAGACTTATACCTGCTGAGCTTATCCAAACAGGAATGA
- a CDS encoding YaiI/YqxD family protein, which translates to MKIWIDGDACPKAIKQILFRAAMKRHILVIIVANHLVTIPPSPFIKRVKVEAGFDGADKYILDQVQSKDLVITADIILADHIITKQAFALNPRGTLYSTDNIKQVLTMRHLNESLRESGLIRGGLDTLSPKEIQHFSNHLDRMITQLHI; encoded by the coding sequence ATGAAAATTTGGATTGATGGTGATGCCTGTCCAAAGGCAATTAAACAAATTTTATTTCGTGCGGCCATGAAACGCCATATTTTAGTCATTATTGTTGCGAATCACTTAGTAACTATCCCGCCTTCACCGTTTATTAAAAGAGTTAAAGTTGAAGCAGGGTTTGATGGGGCAGATAAATACATTCTTGATCAAGTACAAAGCAAAGATCTGGTAATAACCGCTGACATTATTTTGGCAGATCATATTATTACAAAACAAGCGTTTGCACTTAACCCACGTGGCACGCTTTATTCTACCGATAATATAAAACAAGTTCTCACTATGCGTCATTTAAATGAATCTCTAAGAGAAAGTGGTTTAATTCGCGGAGGATTAGACACGTTAAGCCCTAAAGAAATTCAACATTTTTCAAACCACTTGGATCGCATGATTACTCAATTACATATATAA
- a CDS encoding L-tyrosine/L-tryptophan isonitrile synthase family protein, which produces MPHPLTNDILNIISEHRKIPDNEKESHTVAEFSEAIINKIDNMVLEGKKIRLVAPAFPEKAPVRGKTLGDTPDMAELVSLQHLNNICKKIAAVYGPGAELVIYTDGFAFAEVFPDIHTKEKRESYLSKLNEMIEKNDLKNIKVINLAGTVDLNEYAESETSFRQRVAKPKNDDDINSLNLYRGQIQFFTTELSMGYPEKTKSKIKKEAEIISRGVARMSNALSKYLSIIEPEALRLSCHPKTIAADKIGIWFNEDHAPGGTPWHNAAVYEISDATNKCVVSFMKAQEAREKGYLLKSDPEGKPSHFVSETVYRHACTLQSFFRSIHNKKMEAESPKEPMKSSNLELI; this is translated from the coding sequence ATGCCGCACCCCCTAACTAATGATATTTTGAATATCATATCTGAACATCGAAAAATTCCTGACAATGAAAAAGAAAGTCATACAGTCGCCGAATTTTCAGAGGCAATTATCAATAAAATTGATAATATGGTACTTGAAGGAAAAAAAATACGACTTGTGGCACCAGCTTTCCCAGAAAAAGCACCAGTACGCGGTAAGACTTTAGGCGACACTCCTGATATGGCCGAATTAGTCTCCTTACAACACTTAAATAATATTTGTAAAAAAATTGCGGCTGTTTATGGCCCTGGAGCCGAACTGGTAATCTATACAGACGGATTTGCATTTGCAGAGGTATTCCCTGATATTCACACTAAAGAAAAACGTGAAAGCTATCTTTCAAAATTAAATGAAATGATAGAAAAAAACGATTTAAAAAATATTAAAGTTATTAACCTGGCAGGCACAGTTGATTTAAACGAATATGCAGAATCTGAAACAAGTTTCAGACAAAGAGTTGCAAAACCGAAAAATGATGATGATATAAATAGCCTTAATTTATACCGAGGCCAAATTCAATTTTTTACAACAGAACTCAGTATGGGCTATCCAGAAAAGACGAAATCAAAAATTAAAAAAGAAGCTGAAATCATTTCTCGTGGTGTAGCACGAATGAGTAACGCACTTAGCAAATATTTATCAATAATTGAGCCAGAAGCACTGCGATTGTCATGTCATCCTAAAACAATAGCTGCTGACAAAATTGGAATATGGTTTAATGAAGATCATGCCCCGGGTGGTACACCTTGGCATAATGCTGCTGTTTATGAGATCAGTGACGCAACCAACAAATGCGTGGTCTCCTTTATGAAGGCTCAAGAAGCACGTGAAAAGGGTTACCTTTTAAAATCGGATCCGGAAGGAAAACCAAGTCATTTTGTATCAGAAACTGTCTATCGTCATGCATGTACATTACAGTCTTTTTTTAGATCAATACACAATAAAAAAATGGAAGCGGAATCTCCGAAGGAACCGATGAAATCAAGCAATCTCGAGCTTATTTAA